The bacterium genome includes a region encoding these proteins:
- a CDS encoding DmsE family decaheme c-type cytochrome, translated as MRIGWATTAGLAMAAALALAPSTYAGQDAPPAWERCGQCHTDLAAAFAKTPHAASPAGCEGCHGPADEHVAGGGDPSKIRRLSTLKGRDRAEVCLSCHQKGEVAHWVGSTHDARNLDCGTCHDPHPKGAARPHLLKAGEQQACGGCHAAQAAKMYRSAHMPVREGAMTCTSCHNPHGTLDEKSLRQRSVNENCYTCHAEKRGPMLWEHPPVRENCTTCHDPHGSTTTSLLKVKVPVLCQNCHVSSRHPSQTHMPAERFAFNHGCLNCHQAIHGSNHPSGNRLLR; from the coding sequence ATGAGGATCGGATGGGCGACGACCGCGGGACTGGCCATGGCCGCGGCTCTGGCGCTCGCACCGTCCACCTACGCGGGGCAGGACGCGCCTCCGGCGTGGGAACGGTGCGGGCAGTGCCACACCGACTTGGCCGCGGCGTTCGCGAAGACGCCGCACGCCGCGAGTCCCGCAGGATGCGAGGGCTGCCACGGCCCCGCCGACGAGCACGTCGCGGGCGGCGGCGATCCGAGCAAGATCCGGCGGCTCTCGACGCTGAAGGGGCGGGATCGCGCGGAGGTCTGCCTCTCCTGCCACCAGAAGGGCGAGGTCGCGCACTGGGTCGGCTCGACGCACGACGCGCGCAACCTCGACTGCGGCACGTGCCACGACCCGCACCCGAAGGGCGCCGCGCGGCCGCACCTGCTCAAGGCGGGCGAGCAGCAGGCCTGCGGCGGCTGCCACGCGGCGCAGGCGGCGAAGATGTACCGCTCGGCGCACATGCCGGTGCGCGAGGGCGCGATGACCTGCACGTCGTGCCACAACCCGCACGGAACGCTCGACGAGAAGTCGCTGCGCCAGCGCTCGGTCAACGAGAACTGCTACACCTGCCACGCCGAGAAGCGCGGCCCGATGCTCTGGGAGCACCCTCCGGTCCGCGAGAACTGCACGACCTGCCACGACCCGCACGGCTCGACGACCACGTCGCTGCTCAAGGTGAAGGTCCCGGTCCTCTGCCAGAACTGCCACGTTTCGAGCCGGCATCCCAGCCAGACCCACATGCCGGCGGAGCGGTTCGCCTTCAACCACGGCTGCCTCAACTGCCATCAGGCGATCCACGGTTCCAACCACCCGTCCGGCAACCGGCTCTTGCGCTGA
- a CDS encoding septum formation initiator family protein has product MTAGAAHQGKGRRAGVWFARGFLFCFSAALWVFAFSAKGGVRDLRDLQRQRDALRAQVADEAAQNEKLRGVVEGLRGDDLAIEQAVRAELDYQRPGEVVLMVEGDDPLRSTPRPKISRVVAPPLPKEIVDRISRRTAARAKAQADAERARQKAEAAAEKMKMVSGKAEGATTSAAPVKRSAPASSRSN; this is encoded by the coding sequence ATGACGGCGGGCGCGGCGCATCAGGGGAAGGGACGGCGGGCGGGGGTTTGGTTCGCCCGCGGGTTCCTTTTCTGCTTCTCCGCCGCACTGTGGGTCTTCGCCTTCTCGGCGAAGGGGGGCGTGCGGGACCTGCGCGACCTCCAACGCCAGCGGGACGCGCTCCGCGCGCAGGTCGCCGACGAGGCGGCGCAGAACGAGAAGCTGCGCGGCGTCGTCGAGGGGCTGCGCGGCGACGACCTCGCCATCGAGCAGGCGGTCCGCGCGGAACTCGACTATCAGCGTCCCGGCGAGGTCGTGTTGATGGTCGAGGGCGACGATCCGCTCCGCTCGACGCCGCGTCCGAAGATCTCGCGCGTCGTGGCGCCGCCGCTCCCGAAGGAGATCGTGGACCGCATCAGCCGCCGCACCGCGGCGCGCGCGAAGGCGCAGGCCGACGCGGAACGGGCGCGGCAAAAGGCCGAGGCCGCGGCCGAAAAGATGAAAATGGTTTCCGGTAAGGCGGAGGGGGCGACCACCTCCGCGGCCCCCGTCAAGCGCTCCGCGCCGGCCTCGTCGCGCTCGAACTAA
- the eno gene encoding phosphopyruvate hydratase, with the protein MVEITSVFAREILDSRGNPTVEVEVTVDDDVVGRASVPSGASTGSREALELRDEEPARYNGKGVQKAVRHVNEVLGPAVEGLDPTDQRVVDTVLLERDGTPSKRSLGANAILGVSMATARAAAAVVGVPLYRYLGGVGARTIPTPMLNIVNGGAHADNNIDIQEFMVVPAGLASVAEAVRASAEVYHALKKVMKAKGLATGVGDEGGFAPNLRSNREALDLILEAIEKAGYRAGEDVSLAIDVAASELKEDDGYHLRGEGKVLSSEQMVAFYDELLTAYPMIVSIEDGLAEGDWEGWKLLTDRLGARVQLVGDDLFVTNPEIIQEGIDKGVANAVLIKLNQIGTVSETLDAIQLAQGSGYNTVISHRSGETEDTFIADLAVGSGAGQIKTGAPARGERVAKYNQLMRIEEELADAARFAGLRPYGG; encoded by the coding sequence ATGGTCGAAATCACCAGCGTCTTCGCCCGCGAAATCCTCGACTCCCGCGGCAACCCGACGGTCGAAGTCGAGGTCACGGTGGACGACGACGTCGTCGGCCGCGCGTCGGTCCCGTCGGGCGCGTCCACCGGGAGCCGCGAGGCTCTGGAACTGCGCGACGAAGAACCGGCCCGGTACAACGGCAAGGGCGTCCAAAAGGCCGTCCGTCACGTCAACGAAGTCCTCGGACCCGCCGTCGAAGGGCTCGACCCGACCGACCAGCGCGTCGTGGACACGGTCCTGCTCGAGCGGGACGGCACGCCGAGCAAGCGCTCGCTCGGCGCCAACGCGATTCTCGGCGTCAGCATGGCCACCGCGCGCGCCGCGGCGGCGGTCGTCGGCGTGCCGCTCTACCGCTACCTCGGCGGGGTCGGCGCCCGGACGATCCCGACGCCGATGCTCAACATCGTCAACGGCGGCGCCCACGCCGACAACAACATCGACATCCAGGAGTTCATGGTCGTGCCGGCCGGCCTGGCCTCGGTCGCCGAAGCGGTCCGGGCCTCGGCCGAGGTCTACCACGCGCTGAAGAAGGTCATGAAGGCCAAGGGCCTCGCCACGGGCGTCGGCGACGAGGGCGGCTTCGCCCCGAACCTCCGCTCGAACCGCGAGGCGCTGGACCTCATCCTCGAGGCGATCGAGAAGGCCGGCTACCGGGCGGGCGAGGACGTCTCGCTCGCGATCGACGTCGCGGCCAGCGAGCTCAAGGAAGACGACGGCTATCACCTGCGCGGCGAGGGGAAGGTCCTCTCCTCGGAGCAGATGGTCGCGTTCTACGACGAGCTGCTGACGGCCTACCCGATGATCGTCTCGATCGAGGACGGTCTGGCCGAAGGTGACTGGGAAGGCTGGAAGCTGCTCACCGACCGGCTCGGCGCCCGCGTGCAGCTCGTCGGCGACGACCTCTTCGTCACGAACCCCGAGATCATCCAGGAGGGGATCGACAAGGGGGTCGCCAACGCCGTGCTGATCAAGCTCAACCAGATCGGCACCGTCAGCGAGACGCTCGACGCGATCCAGCTGGCGCAGGGCAGCGGCTACAACACCGTCATCAGCCACCGTTCCGGCGAGACCGAGGACACGTTCATCGCGGACCTCGCCGTCGGCTCGGGCGCCGGGCAGATCAAGACCGGCGCGCCGGCGCGCGGCGAGCGGGTGGCGAAGTACAACCAACTCATGCGCATCGAAGAAGAGCTGGCCGACGCCGCCCGCTTCGCCGGGCTGCGGCCGTACGGCGGCTGA
- a CDS encoding divalent-cation tolerance protein CutA, with protein MAPSADEFCVALSTCPDQDTAGKLARILVEEGVVACATIVPGARSIYRWRGAVHEDDEVLLVMKTRASRFAELAAAIAARHPYETPEIVALPLVAAGAPYLDWLAATL; from the coding sequence GTGGCCCCTTCCGCCGACGAATTCTGCGTCGCTCTTTCGACCTGTCCGGATCAAGATACGGCCGGCAAGCTGGCGCGCATCCTCGTCGAGGAAGGGGTCGTCGCCTGCGCGACGATCGTCCCCGGCGCGCGCTCGATCTACCGCTGGCGCGGCGCGGTCCACGAGGACGACGAGGTCCTGCTGGTGATGAAGACCAGGGCCTCGCGCTTCGCCGAGCTCGCCGCGGCGATCGCCGCCCGCCATCCGTACGAGACTCCGGAGATCGTCGCCCTGCCGCTCGTCGCCGCCGGCGCGCCGTACCTCGACTGGCTCGCCGCGACGCTCTGA